From Pseudomonadota bacterium, one genomic window encodes:
- a CDS encoding histidine kinase → MLSIRRHGQRCYANCSFAWVGISGARPGRASLSRTMSYARFPACYRRPALSLLLVLFALFFGRGPHAAELRYPQACVQQMGAEQIDVRWRDVRERELQTLECDIELPAVYAGGEPIGLFLSGTFSARISWDGVALGSKGSPGLDRVSEVPGPLAAVVFVPPELLGAGRHRLSIEWSAHHAGNVYSPLDFIFLGPFQDPLYAERARYLPAMLTAGTLVLAFTYLLLLGLRTRDRASCWLAAACFAVLMQLAFEVLRAYVNYSYDWHAIRLRAVTVAAGIATMCLLAYLCQRFERRSWWIWAVVPIGVLSAWLVPSPDGATVIVITLGLLAGIIVTAQARLGGDTSAQPAIFGLVLFVALLLLNAPGFLDLGLYLGYAVLLLFLFAEQVGVVSREREAKQQAELTSARLRTELLKRNLNPHFLMNTLTTLSEWIEISPRTGVAMINALSEEFRHLAQMAEQTLVPLAQEIALCQRHLEVMGYRHDRRYALAVEGSAADWTLPPAVVHTLVENAITHGRYAGDTALSLKIEASAEMLTLTLTAPAGKPTADHATRKGTGTRYVEARLAEAYGDAWSLEAGPTEDGGWRTRLCLPARRP, encoded by the coding sequence ATGCTCAGCATTCGACGCCATGGCCAGCGCTGTTACGCCAACTGCTCCTTCGCCTGGGTGGGCATCTCAGGCGCACGGCCGGGGCGTGCTAGCCTGTCCCGCACCATGTCTTATGCCCGGTTTCCCGCTTGCTATCGCAGGCCCGCCCTGTCGCTCCTGCTGGTGCTATTCGCACTCTTCTTTGGGAGAGGGCCACACGCCGCCGAGCTGCGTTACCCGCAGGCCTGCGTGCAGCAGATGGGCGCTGAGCAGATCGACGTGCGCTGGCGGGACGTGCGAGAGCGGGAGCTGCAGACCCTCGAATGCGACATCGAGTTGCCCGCCGTCTACGCGGGCGGTGAGCCCATAGGTCTGTTTCTCTCTGGCACCTTCTCCGCGCGCATCTCCTGGGACGGGGTCGCGCTCGGCTCGAAGGGTTCGCCCGGGCTGGATCGCGTATCGGAAGTGCCCGGGCCGCTGGCGGCCGTGGTGTTCGTGCCGCCGGAACTGTTGGGAGCAGGGCGTCACCGGCTCTCCATCGAGTGGTCGGCACACCACGCCGGCAACGTGTATTCGCCGCTCGACTTCATCTTTCTCGGACCCTTCCAGGATCCTCTGTACGCTGAGCGAGCGCGCTACCTGCCGGCGATGTTGACTGCGGGTACGCTGGTGCTGGCCTTCACCTACCTGCTCCTGCTCGGCCTGCGCACGAGGGACCGCGCCTCGTGCTGGCTGGCGGCCGCCTGCTTCGCCGTGCTGATGCAGCTCGCCTTCGAGGTGTTGCGGGCCTACGTCAACTACTCCTACGACTGGCACGCCATCCGCTTGCGGGCCGTCACCGTCGCTGCTGGCATCGCCACCATGTGCTTGCTGGCGTATTTGTGCCAGCGCTTCGAGCGTCGTTCGTGGTGGATATGGGCCGTAGTGCCGATCGGCGTCCTGTCGGCATGGTTGGTGCCGAGCCCCGATGGGGCCACGGTCATCGTCATCACCCTGGGTCTGCTCGCGGGCATCATCGTCACTGCCCAGGCGCGCCTGGGCGGCGACACCTCTGCCCAACCCGCCATCTTCGGCCTCGTGCTGTTCGTTGCCCTTCTGCTGCTGAACGCTCCTGGCTTCCTCGATCTCGGCCTTTACCTGGGCTACGCCGTGTTGCTGCTCTTCCTGTTCGCCGAGCAGGTGGGTGTAGTGAGCCGCGAGCGGGAGGCTAAGCAGCAGGCGGAGCTTACGTCCGCTCGCCTGCGCACGGAACTGCTCAAGCGCAATCTCAACCCCCACTTCTTGATGAATACGCTCACCACCTTGAGTGAGTGGATAGAGATCTCCCCGCGCACGGGAGTGGCGATGATCAACGCGCTCTCCGAGGAGTTCCGCCACCTGGCGCAGATGGCTGAGCAAACCCTGGTGCCCCTCGCGCAGGAGATCGCCCTTTGCCAGCGCCACCTCGAGGTCATGGGCTATCGCCACGATCGACGTTACGCGCTCGCCGTCGAGGGCTCGGCGGCCGACTGGACCCTACCGCCCGCCGTCGTTCACACGCTGGTGGAGAACGCGATCACCCACGGGCGCTACGCGGGCGACACGGCGCTTTCCCTCAAGATCGAGGCGTCCGCGGAGATGCTAACGCTCACCTTGACCGCCCCTGCGGGCAAGCCGACGGCAGATCACGCGACGCGCAAGGGAACGGGCACGCGCTACGTGGAGGCGCGCCTTGCCGAAGCCTACGGCGACGCGTGGTCCCTGGAGGCCGGGCCGACCGAGGACGGTGGTTGGCGCACACGCCTTTGCCTGCCGGCGCGACGCCCGTGA
- a CDS encoding LytTR family DNA-binding domain-containing protein, with amino-acid sequence MAHTPLPAGATPVKVLVVEDEPMVARRLARMLSALLPQDVVIERCDELSQAVHALRGTRYDALFLDLNLAGEDGFALLRKALVGPHETIVVSANTDRAMEAFEHGVLDFVPKPFDEARLGKAVARLQRQASRTGPAVKQLAVQTGRETRAVPVAQVRAIHGAGNYAELELLTGRRLLHAKTLDQLAELLPDEFLRIHRSHIVNLNTISSLRTLEGSRYRVVFEDGRELPVSRQRVRELRQRLA; translated from the coding sequence TTGGCGCACACGCCTTTGCCTGCCGGCGCGACGCCCGTGAAGGTGCTCGTGGTGGAGGACGAGCCGATGGTGGCGCGTCGCCTGGCGCGCATGTTGAGTGCGCTGTTGCCGCAGGACGTAGTCATCGAACGCTGTGATGAGCTATCGCAAGCGGTGCACGCCCTGCGTGGCACGCGCTACGACGCGCTCTTTCTGGATCTGAACCTCGCCGGGGAAGATGGCTTCGCCCTCCTGCGCAAGGCCCTGGTGGGGCCGCACGAGACCATCGTCGTGTCCGCTAACACGGACCGGGCCATGGAGGCCTTCGAGCACGGTGTGCTCGACTTCGTCCCCAAACCCTTCGACGAGGCGCGCCTAGGCAAGGCGGTGGCGCGGCTGCAGCGCCAGGCGTCGCGGACGGGGCCTGCGGTCAAGCAACTCGCCGTGCAGACAGGGCGGGAGACCCGCGCCGTACCCGTCGCGCAGGTGCGGGCGATCCACGGCGCGGGCAACTACGCAGAACTCGAGCTGTTAACCGGGCGTCGGCTGCTCCATGCCAAGACCCTCGACCAGCTAGCCGAGCTATTGCCGGACGAGTTCCTGCGAATCCATCGCTCGCACATCGTCAACCTGAACACGATCAGCTCCCTTCGCACCTTGGAAGGGAGCCGCTACCGGGTGGTGTTCGAGGACGGCCGTGAGCTGCCCGTGAGTCGCCAGCGCGTGCGTGAGCTGCGCCAGCGTCTCGCCTAG